The genomic DNA GAGTCTTGCGAGTAGTTTTATTTTCATtgtcaacatccttaactccatctacataaccaagacattctttctagtttttcttagagatcatctcatgaacctttttgcctcaaacagtccaggctttaagggttttcctctcattttctaattcattttctAAAATACTGTAATTAGCTTCCAATATATTTCttgtatgtttagctttctcacattctttttgaatttcaatctgatttactaagttagactccaactgatcatttctagattttaaaacttcattttcatGTAACAGTTTATTGTTCTCTAgaaacttatttttaaaatttccatggagagacttaagaatagatttcaattcagatatgtCTTTAGTATCAagggagaagaaagaagttgataccttagaatcagaGGAAACAGGAGCATCAAAACTAGCCATCAGTGTATaacatgtttcttcattttcagaatcagtaGAGTTCATCCAATCCTTGCTTGATGTaatcaaggctttgttcttccctttgtcatgctttgtctttttgcactctgtagcaaagtgaccaggttcatcacagttgtagcatttgatttTTGACCTATAGacttttccagctttagagtcctttcatTCTCTTCTTCTAGATGACTTCCTTTCTCCTCCAGTGAACTTTTTCCTGAAGCGTCTTTTCTTCTGAGACTTTATGAATTACATTTTCTTGAAGCCCTTAACTAGCAATGCATCCAattgcatgacatcagaatctatcACGTTCttatcagtttcagaatcagtatcatcaggatttgatgatgaatcatcagtatctgattgTGGAAGATTGTTCTTTTTCCTTGCAGCTTTAACAGACCTATCTTTTGAAGCTTTtgcattcactttcaaagcaactaTTTTTCCattgttgcttttcctctctttcctttgctgaacttccaaatcatgagttcaCAACATGCCATAGATTTCATCCAAAGTGACCATTTCCATTTCATACggatgtcgtatgattgaagtctgagtctcccattcctcattcatggctctcaaaaacttggtgttCGAATCCTCATGATCGTACACCTTTTCCACCATGGATAGATTGTTAAGCAGGGTGAGAAACCTCTCATAGATGTCGGCAAGACTTTCAACAGACTTGGCCTCAAACTGTTCATATTATTGAATCAGAACTACCCttttgttcttcttgatggccatggttccttgacattgagtttcaagagcatcccagatttccttggcagtcttgtaggctataaccctatGTGACATCACAGagtcaagactgttatgcaaaatgtttcttacctttgcatccttcagcACAACAACTTTATCTTCCGGTGTCCACTAACTCTTTTCCTTCAACTGAAGTTGTTCAGCAACAGTAtgagttgcaggcaccagttttgttggcttgtaaggtccatcattgattatgtTGAGGTAGTCTGGATTTGTAgaatattcagtctttttcagaatggggattttagtactttcatacttgttcagagacatgtttagatcgcttttgattgtaaatttatcagttagctttgataccaattgttaccCAGTAGTAATACAATTATTTAAAGGGGAtgttggatacaattgtataagtGTTTCGaataagtataaaaatataacagttctttatatttatgataaaaactgttacaacctctctcaagaaatacttatgttcttgagagctgctaggtcgtacaatgctcgagttaatcactttatgatgacctaaactgtgtttatataatacacagctgctacaaatcaatctaagatatgcattatcaattactaagGAACATAATCAATTTTCATGACAGGCTGCCTTAAGATGCTGATGAcatgcaaatactgatgatgcatcacATCATGACAACACATTAAATATTAATGACATCTAAAATGCAGTCAAATCCTGAACTTCTTCTGATaattgagaatcagcacgtaacaaaTTCTATAACTTTAATATAAATTTTGTagttacacacacacacacatatatatatataaattatgttgtaattgttatgatatatattttataaaattaaataccTTTTATACATTTTTGGGATATGTTTTCAAAAACTCATGATTCTATTTAATTTTAGTTTTGACTTGTGTGCTTATCGAGTCAAAATTATTCGGTTTAATCCGGAGATACTTGGAATGAGTAATCGAATCAGAaaaatcaaatatattaaaatgTTAATTTTAAATACTAATTCATTAGGCCATCTCCAAGTGCCATTTTAATGGTTGTGAAATCACGATTTTGCCTTTTTATgttgaaaaaatataaaaatgtcATCCTTACacaatttttgttaaaaataagTAAAATTGGTGTATCCTATAGGAATCGAACCCCCTTACCTCCTACTTAAAAATTTCATGTCACTGCCATTATGCTACATAACTTTTTTAGTGCAAATTAAAATTCATATTAGATAACTTCCCTTCCTTTTAtcaaattctatttttattactTTAACTTTTAAGGAAATGAAATGTTAGATTATATTATTAACGTGACTCCCACTTTTTAAGTTTCTGTAACTTCATTCTAAAATTTGATAAATGCCACCACTTTGTTATTTAAGCAAAAAATGAATTCAAATTGTGTCGGTATCAAGAATCGAACGTGTGACTGAATTATATCTTAGAACCATGGTGCTATAAtgaattttgattttattttaaaagatttGTTAAAAAACTTATATCTCCTTTTTTAATTTTaacttttgagtaaataaaatgaTAGTTTATACAGTTCTATAGCTGCAATTTAAATTTTATAGTTAAACGCACACACaaacacatatacatatatatatatatatatatatatcaattatgTTTTAAAATGTATTTTAAAAAAACAAACATTTTTTATAGATTTTATCTACCTTACACTTAGTAtctaatattaaaattattgggGGTGACCGAGACTCGAACTTTACGACAAAAATAAGTTTTTCACCACTTAAGTTATATATATGTacgaaaagaaaaaaaaatacaGTGATGACCTTTATGCCATCTCATTttcatttcatatttatttattaaaatttttatgaatgtaattaaatttataaaaatgtattATTTATTATTACATAATTGCTGTATGAATATAAAATAAAGGTAaaataattatttacagtattcaaaaattaatttcttATAGGCACAAGTTCGATTGAgattttattttcatttaaatACAGGATCGTGCCTCGCATGGGCTTTTACGCTAGTTCTGACTTTAATTACAACAACCATGTATCAAATTTCACCTTTCGTCATTTAATTCAATAATTTTAGTAAAAAAGAAAGGTGATAATTATAATCGCAAAATAATTACAATATGAACGTAATTCTTAcgataaaaattataattattaaatataactAAATAACGGGGTGAAGGCCTTAAATAAccatattttaataattattatcCAAATTACCAACTAGAAGTTTAAACTGTCCAAAATACCCACCAGATACTCCATTTTCAGTGGAGTAACATCTTGATACTCTAGTAGCATAGGAGTATCAAGATGATACTTCTTCGCCAGTGGAGTGTTATGCACTACACCATAAATGACCTAcagcaacaccaagaaaatgttacaacatGTCCAAAAAATTGTTACCACAGCCAGAAAaaggcctaaggtaacataaaaattaagttgctttttttttcgagttacctttggcgCCTAAGGTAACATTCTTTTACCGTGATGCAACCTTGAATTTTATATTACAATAGGCTTCAAAGGTAACATCAAAGTATCTCTATAGTATCACACTATACATGTTACCTTTGCACTTAAAATTTGCAAAAAAAAAGGGCCCCCCATGTAAGGCCactgtgggccccacatgtgggtcACCAAATCATTGTAACATTTTTTCCCTACTATAACCGTTTTATAATAATTTGCATTATATTATACTAATTTGTTTGTAATATTGAAGTACCAAATGTAACATATTTATCAGAAAAAAAATTGACAtgatttgtttgtaaattgaaGATGCCATAAACCTGTTTTTCATATAAGTCAACAAAATAAACAATTCAAACAACCAAACAAAGAATCTGTATGCATCTCCACGTTATTTAGCTCTAATTACGGTATTTAAGAACATGATTATTCTTTGTTCTCCTTGAAAGAATCTGTATGCATCTCCTTATTTTATCATCTCTTCCGATTACTGGATCAAGCTTTCCTGACCTTGCCATACAAGTACATGGGAGTCTACCAGTCTGAATGAAAATGACTCTTCTCCCTTCCCCTTTGGTTGGATTCCCAGCCATCTGCTTCATCATTCCATAAGCAGCTTTTCCACTACAAGTAACACGTAATGTAAAAATTTCAGAAACCAAATAAAAAGCCTTTGGTAAAACCACAACTGTCACAAAATTTAACAAGAGATATTTTCATTTTATATTTTACTAAAATAGGCATTAGTTTATATGGACCACTCTTTAAATACGTAATTATAAGAAGCATCTACTATATTGATTTAGTTAGTGGTATATGTAAATTAATTTCTGGACAACTATATACTCTCTGCACTAGGCAACCTTGAAACCTATGAAATTTTAGTTCTTCTAACCAAATAAATAGCCCTTTTTTCTTCACAATTTCTTCACAATTTATGCACTAAGAAATtctaaaattatatattatagtATAGTCAATAGTTCCAAATTTACCAAAATAGTAGAGTCCCTAGTAGCCAAAGCCATGATATCAGCACAAGAGACTGTCTGAGGGCACTCTCTCTCGAGTGCCGATTTTATCTGGTCGATAACATGAAAACCACGTACAGAGTTTCAGTTAGGGTTAGAACTCTTTTCACTGATTATACTACTGCTACTGTCTAAGAGTATTGATGCATCACATCCCTGCATGGTGAAACAATGAATTAATTAGACATTAGACATGCACTCTTAATAGAAGATCAGCCAGTTACTTTAACATCGGTTGATTTAAACCTTGACAACGCAGTCATGTAAATGGAGGCTGAGCAGGGAAGCAGCCATACGAGTATCTTTTGCAACATCATTGGAAATGATAGACTTGACTATCTGGACCGCCTGTGGGAAAGAACGATAATAAAACCGAGGTTATAGATAACCTGCATTAGTTTTGAGAGAGAAGCAGAGTGGTGCAAATGTTAGAAGAGTTACAAGCATGAGAATGCTAATGGAATTAGCCATTTCCGTTTACTCTTTTGTATAAAAATCATGGCTTATGATTTAATGAATGTTGATAACAAATAGCTGGTTTATATAACATGGGTTATGGGGAGCAGGAATATAGCTGGTTTATATAACTTCGTGTTTGTACATTCATTTATTTGAGTTTAGGTTTTTATTGACCAGGAGCACTTGCTCATTAACCAAAAACTACAGTCCTGCATTACAATTTAGTACCAAACCAGACaagattaatattttaaactgTTCTAGTAGGTAGAGAAACAAGAAAAAAAGGAAAGGTCAATTGTTAGGATTTCTACTCGAAGGCTATTAATCTAACTTAGCGGTTCAGTGAACCACTAATCTCCTTGTAGCGGGTACACAAGTTTGTCAATAGGGAAGACATCAAACAGAGGATCTCAATAAATTAAGCTAATAATAGCATGTGTGCACATTAAAATAAGGCTATTAGGTAAATGTAAATTGTTTTTTCCTACCTTTTGGATTAGAAAACCAAAAGAGATACTAGAATTACTCAATAGTCGATCTAgcactactagaaaaaagaccttagacatcggtttttaaccgatgtctatgtaaaaaatgtatgatgtcttcgcgactgatgttaaatgtattttctcatagacatcggttaaaaaccgatgtctatgtaataTTAAACAtcgtttctgaaaaatttctgaTGTCTAATTCATATTGATGTTATATAATTGTTTAATGTCAAGTTCAGAAATGTAATATTAGGACGGTTAGGCCTGTTTAAAACTATAACACACAATCAGTATTTATAAAATAACATcggttaaaaataaaaaaccgatgtctatatcTTATTACACATCGATCATTTTCTAAGTACCCGATGTCAATATTGATAATAGACATCGATCATTTTCTAAGTACTCGATGTCAATGTTGAtaatagacatcggttgtttTCTAAAAAACCGATGTTAGTATGATAAATAGACATCGGGTGTTTATTTTTAAATCGATGTTATTACCCTGTTTTCATGTGCTAATATTCCTTTATTAACATCGAATATTTTTTTTTCTGATGTCTTTGTGATTTTAAGACATTGCTTTTATATGTATAAACTGATGTTATTTATggttttttaacatcggttctaaTAACAATGTGATGTCTGTTTCTATTATAATTAAACTGAGCATCTCTGTTTTTGTATGAACCAGAAAACTCCATATGGTAAAATCCAATCAACCAACAATTTTCCATCCAACCAACCAACCATTTTCACCCCATCAACCAATAATTAACCCAGATTCAACCAACAACAGTTTTTATCCAATGAACAACCTAAAACATCTACTAGAAAATTCAGAACATCTACATTAACCAACCAACAATAAATATATAGCGAAAATAGTTCTAACACATTGTCAAACATGCATCTTACAAATTCGATCATCAAGTACATTATGAAACCAGAATTTACAGTAGCGAGGCAAGGAAATTTACAATCTACATTTTGTCTTGAATGAAGTCGATAACATCACAGCGAACCTGGTCTAGCTCCTCTAGAGTGTAAGACTTGCGAGTCTTGGTCGCCCACTAAAAATTGAGTAAACCGAGAAGGGAAATCATTAAAAAATGAATCTAAAATGCCACATTCAGTCATACAAAAATGAATGTACGGACCTTAGAAGTAAAAGAAATTTCCATGTCCTTAATAATTTCCTTCATGTACCTCATGACCACATAACCACATTCAACCCCACCAGGCTGTTTCGGGGATCCCTGTTAAGTTAAAAAAAACTGGCTTTACAAACTGATTAAATCAAGATTACTGTCGTactataaaaattataatataaattactTACTACAAGATTCTTGATTTTAGGAGCTTTGTTACCCCTTCCTGTTTGAGAATTAACTTGTTTTATTGTCCTGCATATTATAATGATACGGTGTCAAGAGTCATATTTCGAATACAAGAAATAAATGAAAACAACCTAAAAAATAAAAGGAATAATGTTACTCTGATAAAGCTTTTTCTAAATCATCAAAATGAGTTGGATGAGGCAAAGGATTGAGAATGTAAATGTCGTCATCCCATATTACGACCAGAATCCAGTGACAACTCTATTATTATAAATTTACACAAGTcagatatttttaaaaatagcCTAAAAACCTAAAAGAAAATTAAATTAATAGATTACAATATGCATTTAAAAATACTTACTGATGATTATGTGGCAGGAAGAATATGTGATTTTGATTACCCTCTTTCAACCAACTACCAACATTTCTTTGAAAATTAGCATTCAAATTAAAGTTGGCGCCAGGATCAAAAAATCCATACAGGACCACATCATCATTCTTGCGAACCCTCTTAATTGTACTATGCAAGTGCCTATACATATGTGGGAGAAATTAAAATTACTAGCAGACCAGTTGTGCGATAATTCAAACAGAACCTATAACCACGAAAATAAATTACTTACGCCATATACGCAGATATCGCAGCTTGTCCAATCATGTCAAACTCTAACAATGCTTTTAAATTCTCATACAATATATATATTGTCTTTTCAACTCCAAACACATCGGAATCACATGGAATAGGGATCAATTCCCCGCTGGCTTTCATAAATATCGTAGCATGTTTGTACAATACCTTGTATTGGCGTGGCACTTTCTTGCTGACCTTGATGTAAGTGAACTCTtgttgaattttatgcacctcacCCTTGTTCTTTGACTGCGACAcatctcttttctttttctacaAAAAAATGAAAGAATATAAGTAAACATTTATTCACCTAATTAACCCCTATTTTTCAACTTTTATACAACTTTAGCAACCAACAAGCACATGTAAATACCACAATTGTCCGTAGGCTGATTAAATTTTGAGGCCATGCCAAGTGTGAACCAATGGCTTCACGAACATGTTCAATTTCACCAGGTATAGGCACGGGAACTAAACCATCTGGTTGGATATGTCCATCAACCGACACACGAGCATGTCCAGGCTTGAGGGGCACTCCATGAACCGAAACATTCATTTCATCATCTTCGAAAACAGTACCAAATGCAACCTTATTTTCGATGCTATCCACCGAAAGCTCACAAATTTGTGGACCCTATAATTGTAAggagtaaattatataattactctACAATTTGAGGAACCGTATAATTACAATAATATTTGTGAAATATACCTTCTTTTCTGATGGAGGGGGTTGATCATAAGCAAGATAATCATCATTCACCAATATTTCTTTTGCTTTTGGTTCTCCTTCAACTGGTTGGCAACTTGCTCTCTCCAAAAAATTCGGAGACTGCTGATTAGATCCTGTAAACAATGACTTGAGCTCAGCCATTTCCTGCCTTGTTCTTACCAACTCCTCCTGTAGCACTCTATGACGTGCCAACAACTCCGCCTTGGTAATTGCAGGTTTTCTCTCTTTCGGCAGATTAAAGAACATTTTTGGGGTGACGAAACCTCCAACTCCTCGAACCCTGCCTGAATGCTCAGGAGTTCCAAGTGCCGTAGTCAACACATCATCAGTTCCAGATGGTACGAATTCACCCTTCTCCTTCTTTTCGAGTAATTCATCCTAATGCAGATATGAATACACATCAGATcttagggacatattatgaataATGAAGGAATAAACAGATTTCTCATTATAATCTGTTTTTCTCGATTAAATGCAggttttttcataatttttactTACAATTCTGGCAAATACTgcttctttatcttcatcaagTTCCTCATCATTTAGCTTTGACTTTCGAGCCTTTTTCCAAAATATTGCCCGATCTGGTTTCTCCTCGGGCTTCAGTTTGCCTTTCTTTATCTGTTTAAGATGAGAAAAAATTAAAAGGTGCTTTATTTGTTGAAGATGAGAAAAAATTATAGCTAGGTTCTTACTTCATCCTCTTGTAAACCAATGTAACCCTTCCTTGACAAACGATGATGATATTTTCGATTACGCACTCTTTCGCTCTGCAGGGTGCGTAGTTTCTGCATCATACAATGAATAATTATATCCAAGTAAATATTCTAAATCCAAAAAGGGTACACTGGCAAAGAAAATGCATCCATACCAGCTACTTATCACCTGTACTCTGCGCGATAAATCTCGTCCAAGCTTCTTGACCCACAAACCGATAATTTTTTGGAGGCCTCTTCAGTTTCTTCTTTTTTTCAGCATATGGCATCACGTGTTTAGTTGTTAAATCAGTTTTAAACTGTCTCCACTTCTCTCCTGCAGACTTAAGCACCATAGCCTCACTTTCCGGAGCAACTTTAAATGTACCCTATGGACAATAAAATACACAAGTTTATAAGGCTTAGATAGTAGTACTAAAAATAAGTTGTGTGTGTCAACTATAATTTAATACCTTAATATCAAGCCATAATTTATCTTTCAATTCCCGATCCACATTTGGCCAGCTGTCAATGTCGATAGGAATCACAGTTCTTGCCAGGTGCCCTATGTAGGACTGTAAGGTACACCTAGTATCTCCGACAGGAACTCCAAACTCATTGTATCTGATTTTAAATCTCTTGCCCTGGGCCTTCCTTACCAATACTTTTTTAAGAGAGGAAACACCTCGTGCAGCTCCCAACCTTCTTTTCGCAGAATTAGAATTAGTTGTTGTTTCTTGTTCAGACTGTTGCTTTTCAGTTTGAGGTTCACTTGGTGCTTGTCCATCCTGATCACAGTGCTCTTCAACCTCCTGATCACAATGTTCTTCGACCTCTTTAACTTTTTTAGATTTGCTTTTGTTGGTTCTCTGTTTCTTTGCCCTTTTTGTCCTTCACTCTGAATAATAAAACAAGAAATAATTAGTCACTAAATAAATGAAACTCTACATGAATTAAAATACATTCAAAATTACATATGCATGAATAAAAATGCATTCAAAATTACAACTGGAAAATTTCAAAACAAATACAAAAACAAAATACAAAAATATTATAAAAGAAAAATTACAAAAGAAAAATGCATTAGTCACTATAATTCATTTACTCAAAAAAATTACAAAGGAAAATTAAATATGCTGATTAAATTATAACAAGCAAAAAGTATAGAGAGCTAAATTAACAGGATCATTTTTTAACCCAAATTCCGTCAACATTAGGCCTAATACTATGCGCAACGTCTTCATTGGTCACATCAGAAGCAAGGATGTTAGAGCAGAAGGGAGGATGTTCCATGATCGTGTCACCCAAATCATCGTCGTTATACAACTCTTGATAGTCTCTAGTTGTGGAAATTAACACGATCGACCAAGTAGGATCAACCAGATCTTTAATGTAAAACACCTGGTTGACTTGGTCAACAGAGACATATTTATCCTTCTTATGGCCTTGTCGATTGAAATCCACAAGTGTGAAGCAAAGATCATCGATCTTTATGCCTTTATCATTCTCTGCCCATTTACACAAGAAGAGTAGAGCTTTGAACTCATGGTAATCCAACTCCCATACTTCCAAGATTATGCCATAAAAGGTCATATCACTCTCAATGGGGTTTAAATCTTTCGCACTGGACACCTGGACTGCCTTAGCAACCACAGAAACTCCACTGTTTTGAACAACCCGCGCATCATCTCGGTCTTTCGTAAAGAATCGGACTCCATTGACTGAAAAACCTTgataagttaaaacagaaaatgATGGTTTTCCAGCGAGCCATCGTATCATCTCTGAAACAGCATCGGGATTTCCCTTCATTTCACTACTTACCTAtacataatattatataataaaaaaatccATCAGCTGCAAACTACAACTAACAACTATTTAAGTAGACAATATACAAAACCTACTTTTTTTTCAAACCAATCGGCAAATAGCCGATTGTGCTCTCCCATGAGCCAATGAACACTTTGTTTCTTCCCTCAGTAAATTTCATCCAAATATTCCTTGTGCATTATGAGAATATGCATAAATATTAGAAATAAcccacaaaaattacatcttCAAACAAATAggacaagttaataaaataaacgtaCACGATATAGGGATACACTTCATCATTGTTTTGAAGGACATGCAGATGAGCCTCATCTCGCTCTTTTTCTTCCACGACCTTTATTTTCGCGGCAGATAATGGACTAGATTGCTTGCCTTGCTCAACTGGAATGCCGGCAGTTGTACAAGTCTGGCTCATAAATTCTGTGCAGAATTCTACTGATTCTTCTTTAAGGTAGGTTTCTGCCATACAACCTTCAGGATAATATCGGTTTCGTACGTAGCTCTTTAGCACTTTATTGAATCGTTCAAAGGCATAAATCCATCTATAAAATACCGGTCCACATAAACGCACTTCTAGGACCAAGTGGACAATAAGATGTAACATTACATCAAAAAATGATGAAGTGAATATTTTTTCTAGAtcgcataaggttattattatatCTGACTGCAATTTATCGAGTTTCGAGACATCGACAACTTTGCTGCATAAAGCATTAAAAAAGAACCACAGTCGTATGATTGTGACCCTAACATTTTTCGGGAGAACGGATCGAATGGCAACATGGAggagttgttggagaaggatATGTCAGTCATGGGATTTAAGCCCGTATATCTTCAAATCAGACATGGATACACAATTTTTTATGTTTGATCCATGTCCAGAAGGAAGTTTCATAGACAAGAATGAGTTCAACACTTTCTTTTTTTCAACCTTCGACAAAGTAAAAGGGGAAGGAGGCAGATAGGTCTTCTTTTCTCCTACTTGAGGAGCTAAATCATGTCAAACACCCATATCAATCATATCACGACGTGCCGCCTCACTATCTTTTGACTTTCGCATATTTAATAACGTCCCAAGCAGATTATCACACACATTTTTCTCGATGTGCATAACATCGAGACAGTGGCGAACATGATGATATTTCCAATATTCTAACTCAAAGAAAACAGATTTTttcttccatggacattccaccTTCTTCGACTTCTTCACCTCTTTTCCAAAACAAAAATCAATTCGTTCCTGACGCGCTAACACTTCTTCTCCGGAAAGGGGTTGACATGCGTTCCCCAACTCTTGTTGTCCGTTAAAGGCCGCCTTCTGCCTCCTATAAGGGTGCTGCCTAGGCAAATAACGACGATGACCTTGGAAGCACATATTCCTACTGTGACTTAAATTTTTAGCCACAGTATCGTCCCCACAAATTGGACAACTCTTATAACCCTTATTCACGCAGCCTGACAAGTTTCCATATGCTGGAAAATCATTTATAGTCCACAATAAAATCGCTTTTAGAGTGACATATGATTTACTATAGGCGTCATAAACGTTTGGTTCACCTTCTTCCCAAAGTTTTTTCAGATCATCAATCAATGGTTGTAAATAAACGTCGATGTTATTTCCCGGCTCATGTGGACCAGGAACTAAAACTGACAACATCATGAACTTCCTTTTCATGCATAACCACGGAGGAAGATTGTACGTTACCAACACTACTGGTTAGCATGTATATCGATTGACTAACCCATTAGTATGCGGGTTGATACCATCTGCTGATAAAGCCAACCTAATATTCCTAGATTCACTACCAAAGGCAGGCCACCGGTAATCGATATTCCTCCAAGAAGGAGAGTCGGCCGGATGTCGCATCTTGTCATCATTTATTCGCTGATTTGCATGCCAAGTCATGAGTTCAGCAGTAGAGGGAGATT from Apium graveolens cultivar Ventura chromosome 5, ASM990537v1, whole genome shotgun sequence includes the following:
- the LOC141659858 gene encoding uncharacterized protein LOC141659858, whose product is MDKSWISKDRDSLEFEIGIEEFLIFAEENCKYPKRIPCPCGRCVNFKKFSTKIIRGHIYDHGFSLGYVDWIWYEEKSTRSTRSSIGSTRPASETIEVCEAAFNSGNYDKDSYDFQRFVVDAEQPLFEGSECTKLESMLKLHNWKARFGIRDTAFTELLSLVGSILPKDNVLPPNAYEAKKTLSDLGLVYIKIHSCPNDYILYRGIHSDASQCPHCKLSRWKFMMLSVLVPGPHEPGNNIDVYLQPLIDDLKKLWEEGEPNVYDAYSKSYVTLKAILLWTINDFPAYGNLSGCVNKGYKSCPICGDDTVAKNLSHSRNMCFQGHRRYLPRQHPYRRQKAAFNGQQELGNACQPLSGEEVLARQERIDFCFGKEVKKSKKVECPWKKKSVFFELEYWKYHHVRHCLDVMHIEKNVCDNLLGTLLNMRKSKDSEAARRDMIDMGV